The proteins below come from a single Tenuifilum thalassicum genomic window:
- a CDS encoding GDP-L-fucose synthase family protein, translated as MNKSSRIYVAGHTGLVGTAIVRKLKERGYNNIITRAHSELELLDYNAVFDFFNTVKSEYVFLAAARVGGILANNTYRAQFIYENLQIQNNVIHAAYLSGVKKLLFLGSSCIYPKNAPQPIKEDYLLTSELEFTNEPYAIAKIAGIKMCESYNLQYGTNFISVMPTNLYGPSDNYDLEKSHVLPAIIRKMHLAKCLECNDWEGLRKDLNRLPVEGVSGNSPENEIVNILNKYGIRVPQKSYDSVTVTLWGSGKPMREFLHSNDMADACVFIMENIDFQDLAKDKNEVKNTHINIGAGVDISIFDLAQLVKEIVGYRGQILWDTSKPDGTYRKLLDVSKLNSLGWKYKIELATGIKNVYNDYLKLNNK; from the coding sequence GTGAATAAATCGTCAAGGATATATGTGGCGGGTCATACCGGATTGGTTGGCACCGCCATTGTTCGTAAATTAAAGGAAAGGGGCTACAACAATATCATTACTCGTGCCCATTCAGAACTTGAACTGCTTGATTATAATGCAGTTTTTGATTTTTTTAATACTGTGAAGTCTGAGTATGTATTCCTTGCTGCTGCTAGGGTAGGCGGGATATTAGCAAATAATACCTATCGGGCTCAATTTATTTATGAGAATTTACAGATTCAAAACAATGTTATACATGCTGCTTACTTGTCGGGCGTAAAAAAGTTACTTTTCCTTGGGAGTTCGTGCATATATCCTAAAAATGCACCTCAACCTATTAAGGAGGATTACCTTTTAACTTCGGAACTGGAATTCACCAATGAGCCTTACGCTATAGCCAAGATAGCGGGTATTAAAATGTGTGAGTCGTACAACCTGCAGTACGGCACCAATTTTATCTCGGTTATGCCAACCAACCTTTATGGCCCTTCCGATAACTACGATTTGGAGAAAAGTCATGTATTACCAGCCATTATCCGAAAGATGCACTTGGCCAAATGTCTAGAATGTAACGACTGGGAGGGTTTAAGAAAGGATTTAAATAGGCTACCTGTCGAAGGGGTAAGTGGGAATTCACCTGAAAATGAAATTGTCAATATTTTAAACAAATATGGAATTAGAGTTCCCCAAAAGAGTTATGATTCCGTAACAGTTACACTTTGGGGTTCGGGCAAGCCGATGAGGGAATTTTTACACTCAAACGATATGGCTGATGCCTGTGTTTTTATAATGGAAAATATCGACTTCCAAGATTTGGCTAAGGATAAAAATGAGGTGAAAAACACACATATAAATATTGGTGCTGGTGTTGATATTTCGATTTTTGATTTGGCACAACTGGTTAAAGAGATTGTTGGATATAGAGGTCAAATCCTTTGGGATACGTCAAAACCTGATGGTACCTATCGAAAATTACTCGATGTTTCAAAGTTGAATTCGCTTGGTTGGAAGTACAAAATAGAATTAGCAACGGGTATTAAAAACGTCTATAACGATTACCTTAAGTTGAACAATAAATAG
- the gmd gene encoding GDP-mannose 4,6-dehydratase has product MSKKALITGITGQDGSYLAELLLEKGYEVHGIIRRASNFNTHRIDHLYKDRHNKDVRMFLHYGDMTDSSNLNRLLEKVEPDEIYNLAAQSHVKVSFEVPEYTAEVDAIGTLRFLDAIKDTGLKTKFYQASTSELYGLVQEVPQNEKTPFYPRSPYGVAKLYAYWITVNYREAYNIFACNGILFNHESPRRGETFVTRKITMAAARIKAGLQDKLYLGNLDARRDWGYAPEYVEGMWRMLQHNTPEDFVLATGKTHTVREFATLAFKELGIELEWKGEGVNEKGIDKSNGKVIVEVDPDYFRPTEVDLLVGDASKAKTILNWEPKVGLDDLVKIMVNADWEKVQKKYLNKG; this is encoded by the coding sequence ATGTCCAAAAAAGCTTTAATCACGGGAATTACAGGTCAGGATGGCTCGTACCTTGCTGAACTTTTACTAGAAAAAGGTTACGAGGTTCATGGAATTATTAGGAGAGCGTCAAATTTTAATACACACAGGATTGATCATCTATATAAAGATCGCCATAACAAGGATGTGAGAATGTTCCTTCATTATGGCGATATGACAGACTCAAGCAACCTTAACCGATTGCTTGAAAAAGTAGAGCCTGACGAAATATACAATCTTGCTGCGCAAAGCCATGTAAAGGTTTCGTTTGAGGTTCCTGAATATACTGCCGAGGTTGATGCCATAGGGACTCTACGATTTTTGGATGCTATAAAGGATACGGGCTTAAAAACAAAGTTCTATCAGGCATCAACTAGCGAGCTGTATGGCTTGGTACAGGAAGTTCCTCAAAATGAAAAAACTCCCTTTTACCCAAGGAGTCCTTATGGCGTTGCAAAGCTTTATGCATACTGGATAACTGTTAATTATCGCGAAGCCTATAATATTTTTGCTTGTAACGGGATTCTGTTCAATCACGAGTCGCCACGAAGGGGTGAAACGTTTGTAACACGGAAAATAACAATGGCTGCAGCCCGAATTAAGGCCGGTTTACAGGATAAGTTATACCTGGGTAATCTTGATGCTCGCCGAGATTGGGGATATGCTCCAGAATACGTGGAGGGGATGTGGCGTATGTTACAACACAATACCCCTGAAGATTTTGTTCTTGCTACTGGTAAAACACATACTGTTCGTGAATTTGCAACGCTTGCCTTTAAGGAGCTAGGAATTGAACTGGAGTGGAAAGGCGAAGGCGTAAATGAAAAGGGTATTGATAAGTCAAATGGGAAGGTAATAGTTGAGGTAGATCCTGATTATTTTCGCCCCACCGAAGTTGATTTATTGGTTGGTGATGCCTCCAAAGCAAAAACTATACTGAATTGGGAACCGAAAGTAGGATTGGATGACCTTGTTAAAATAATGGTAAATGCCGATTGGGAAAAAGTGCAGAAAAAGTATTTAAATAAAGGTTAG
- a CDS encoding DegT/DnrJ/EryC1/StrS family aminotransferase — MNSKIWLSSPHMSGNELKYVNEAFETNWVAPLGPNVNAFENELAQYLGIKNCAALVSGTAAIHLALILLSVNQGDEVICQSFTFSATANPIIYQGATPVFVDSESETWNMDPELLEKAIKERLRKGKKPKAIIVVHLYGMPAKMDEIMSIAERYEIPIIEDAAEALGSKYKDKFCGTFGCMGILSFNGNKIITTSGGGALISNNNDFIQKARFLATQARDNAPHYQHSHIGYNYRMSNVVAGIGRGQLEVLNLRIEQRRANNKFYREMLDGKRGITFHTETTNRFSNYWLTSIIIEPEITGITREDLRLGLEADNIESRPLWKPMHLQPVFSGAPAYTNGFSEHAFENGLCLPSGSNLTNDDKRRIANQIRKILKWN, encoded by the coding sequence ATGAATTCTAAAATTTGGCTTTCATCTCCCCATATGAGTGGGAATGAGTTGAAGTATGTTAATGAAGCTTTTGAGACTAATTGGGTTGCACCACTTGGACCCAATGTAAATGCTTTTGAAAATGAACTTGCTCAATATCTTGGTATAAAGAATTGCGCTGCACTAGTATCTGGTACTGCAGCCATTCATCTTGCTTTAATTCTTCTTAGTGTAAATCAAGGCGATGAGGTAATTTGTCAATCTTTTACTTTTTCTGCAACTGCTAATCCAATTATTTATCAAGGTGCTACTCCTGTATTTGTGGATAGTGAATCCGAAACCTGGAATATGGACCCTGAACTTTTAGAAAAGGCTATTAAGGAACGGTTAAGAAAGGGGAAGAAGCCTAAAGCAATTATTGTTGTTCACCTTTATGGTATGCCTGCCAAAATGGATGAAATAATGTCAATTGCGGAGAGGTATGAGATTCCAATTATAGAAGATGCTGCTGAAGCCCTTGGAAGCAAGTATAAAGATAAATTCTGTGGCACTTTTGGATGCATGGGAATATTATCATTTAATGGTAACAAAATTATTACTACTTCAGGTGGTGGCGCATTAATATCAAATAACAATGATTTTATTCAGAAGGCACGATTTCTTGCAACGCAAGCGCGAGATAATGCACCTCATTACCAGCATTCCCATATTGGTTACAATTATAGAATGAGCAATGTGGTCGCTGGAATTGGACGGGGGCAACTAGAAGTTTTGAACCTTCGTATTGAACAACGTAGGGCAAACAACAAATTTTACCGTGAAATGTTGGATGGTAAAAGAGGAATTACCTTTCACACAGAAACGACTAATAGATTCTCAAATTATTGGCTAACATCAATAATAATTGAACCTGAGATTACAGGAATTACCCGTGAAGATTTGAGATTAGGTTTAGAAGCGGATAATATTGAATCTCGCCCTCTATGGAAACCGATGCATTTACAACCTGTATTTTCAGGTGCTCCAGCGTATACAAATGGCTTCTCTGAACATGCATTTGAGAATGGTTTATGTCTACCTTCTGGTTCAAATTTAACCAATGACGATAAAAGAAGAATTGCTAATCAAATTAGAAAAATCCTGAAATGGAATTAA
- a CDS encoding sugar transferase, with protein MYKFCLKRFFDIVFSLILLILFSPLMIVISILIKIINKTDIFFKQPRPGKDGVIFNVIKFKTMTDERDENGILLPDEYRLKKFGKFLRDLSLDELPQLINVLKGDMSFIGPRPLLPEYLSLYSAEQLRRHQVRPGITGWAQVNGRNNISWTRKFELDVWYVDNMSFCLDLKILLLTIKKVVMREGVSKEGFATTEPFNGKN; from the coding sequence ATGTACAAGTTTTGTTTAAAACGTTTTTTTGATATAGTATTTTCTTTGATTCTTTTGATATTGTTCTCTCCTTTGATGATTGTAATATCCATTTTAATTAAAATTATTAATAAAACAGATATTTTCTTTAAACAACCAAGACCTGGTAAGGATGGCGTTATTTTCAATGTCATTAAATTTAAGACTATGACAGACGAAAGGGATGAAAATGGTATTCTTTTACCTGATGAGTATAGGTTGAAAAAATTTGGGAAGTTTCTAAGAGATTTGTCATTAGATGAATTGCCTCAATTGATAAATGTACTTAAGGGTGATATGAGTTTTATTGGTCCAAGACCGTTATTACCAGAATATTTATCACTTTATTCTGCCGAACAACTTAGGAGGCATCAGGTGCGTCCTGGAATAACTGGCTGGGCTCAAGTAAATGGACGGAATAATATTTCGTGGACTAGAAAATTCGAATTGGATGTCTGGTATGTTGATAATATGTCTTTTTGTTTAGATTTAAAAATCCTTTTGTTAACAATAAAGAAAGTTGTAATGAGAGAGGGTGTTTCTAAAGAAGGCTTTGCTACAACTGAACCTTTTAATGGTAAGAATTAA
- a CDS encoding DegT/DnrJ/EryC1/StrS family aminotransferase codes for MYCSALVSGTAAICLSLINLGVNHGDDVICQSFTFSAIDNPIVYQDAITTFLDGKT; via the coding sequence ATGTATTGTTCTGCATTAGTTTCCGGTACCGCTGCCATTTGTTTATCTTTAATCAATTTGGGTGTAAACCACGGGGATGATGTAATTTGTCAGTCTTTTACTTTTTCTGCTATTGATAATCCTATTGTTTATCAGGATGCTATTACAACTTTTTTGGATGGCAAGACCTAA
- a CDS encoding DegT/DnrJ/EryC1/StrS family aminotransferase, with the protein MNTIIWLLPPNMGGNEIKFVYEAFETNWVAPLGPNVNAFEKELA; encoded by the coding sequence ATGAACACTATAATTTGGCTTTTACCACCCAATATGGGTGGAAATGAAATTAAATTTGTTTATGAAGCCTTTGAAACCAATTGGGTTGCGCCACTCGGTCCAAATGTAAATGCATTTGAAAAAGAACTTGCTTAG
- a CDS encoding acetyltransferase has product MILYGASGHGKVVRDILMSQRIKVKAFFDDNANLTQFESLSVFRYQPELYINEEVIISIGNNLIRKNLSNLVQHEFGIGIHISAIIGSNVIIDKGTVVMQGAIVQSSVKVGAHVILNTASTVDHDCVLEDFVHVSPNATLCGNVIVGEGSHIGAGAAVIPNIKIGKWCTIGAGSVVINDIPDYAVVVGNPARIIRLNSIH; this is encoded by the coding sequence ATGATTCTATATGGTGCAAGTGGACATGGTAAAGTTGTAAGGGATATCTTGATGTCTCAAAGGATAAAAGTAAAGGCGTTTTTTGATGACAATGCAAATTTAACTCAATTTGAGTCTTTATCCGTTTTTCGATACCAACCAGAATTATATATTAATGAAGAAGTAATCATTTCAATAGGGAACAATTTAATTAGAAAAAATCTTTCAAATTTAGTACAACATGAATTTGGTATTGGCATTCACATTTCTGCAATTATAGGTTCAAATGTTATAATAGATAAAGGTACTGTTGTAATGCAGGGTGCAATCGTACAATCGAGTGTAAAGGTTGGGGCGCATGTTATATTAAATACTGCTTCAACCGTAGATCATGATTGTGTTTTAGAGGATTTTGTTCACGTTTCTCCTAATGCAACGCTCTGTGGTAATGTTATTGTAGGAGAAGGTTCTCATATTGGAGCTGGTGCAGCAGTTATTCCTAATATTAAAATTGGAAAATGGTGTACAATAGGAGCTGGCTCAGTAGTTATTAATGATATACCTGATTACGCTGTGGTTGTTGGTAATCCAGCGAGGATAATAAGGCTTAATTCAATTCATTAG
- a CDS encoding glycosyltransferase family 4 protein translates to MKILLIHQYFLEKNDGGGSRWNEITRHWASKGNSITVISGMVHYASGKKPHKYKGKWIYIDKGFYNNVDVIRTHVSEAYNKNFLGRLWAYFSFVFSGTYAGLFKCDRKYDIIVATSPPLFVGIIAYILSKFRKIPFVFEVRDLWPESAIDTGVLKNQFLIKFSFWFERFIYKRAIFINALTPAFKEKLIKEKGVSEHKITMIPNAADFSLAESLIDTLDVKEFRRINNIEDKFVITYVGAHGVANHLIQLIEVAERLRDTNVLFQLIGDGMLKEYLIDEVKTRKLENVRFIDPVPKSEVFKYILSSDVGTSVLKKNDTFKTIYSNKTFDYMACKKAVLLLIDGVSRELVETANCGVYAEPENLDDIEKKIRHLLALSKNELNLMGINGYNYAKKYFDRVTLAEYYLIKLKDVRKNR, encoded by the coding sequence ATGAAAATTTTACTAATTCACCAATACTTTTTAGAGAAAAATGATGGAGGAGGATCTCGTTGGAATGAAATAACCAGGCATTGGGCTAGTAAAGGTAACTCAATTACGGTCATTTCAGGGATGGTTCATTACGCTTCTGGTAAGAAACCGCATAAGTATAAAGGAAAGTGGATTTATATTGACAAGGGCTTTTATAACAATGTTGATGTTATAAGAACACATGTGTCAGAGGCATATAATAAGAATTTTTTGGGTAGGCTTTGGGCCTATTTTTCCTTTGTTTTTAGTGGAACCTATGCGGGACTATTTAAGTGTGACCGTAAATATGATATAATTGTTGCTACATCTCCACCATTATTCGTTGGCATCATTGCTTACATATTATCTAAATTCAGAAAAATTCCTTTTGTCTTTGAAGTTAGAGATTTATGGCCAGAATCGGCTATTGATACAGGTGTTTTGAAAAACCAGTTTCTAATTAAGTTTTCATTTTGGTTTGAGAGGTTTATATATAAAAGAGCAATATTTATAAATGCTTTAACTCCAGCATTTAAGGAAAAATTAATCAAGGAAAAAGGTGTAAGTGAGCATAAGATAACAATGATACCAAATGCTGCTGATTTTTCTTTAGCTGAAAGTTTAATAGATACTCTCGATGTAAAAGAATTTAGAAGAATTAATAATATTGAAGACAAATTTGTTATTACATATGTGGGAGCTCACGGTGTAGCTAATCACTTAATTCAATTAATAGAAGTTGCTGAAAGATTACGAGATACTAATGTGTTGTTTCAATTAATTGGTGATGGAATGCTTAAGGAGTATTTAATAGATGAAGTAAAAACAAGAAAATTAGAAAATGTGAGATTTATAGATCCAGTTCCTAAAAGCGAAGTTTTTAAATATATTTTAAGTTCAGATGTTGGAACATCAGTTTTAAAGAAAAACGATACTTTTAAAACAATATATTCAAATAAAACATTTGACTACATGGCCTGCAAAAAAGCAGTGCTACTTCTTATTGATGGTGTATCTAGAGAATTAGTTGAAACTGCTAATTGTGGAGTTTATGCCGAACCAGAAAATTTAGATGATATTGAAAAAAAAATAAGACATCTGCTGGCCTTGTCAAAAAATGAACTTAATTTAATGGGTATAAATGGATACAATTATGCAAAGAAATACTTTGACAGGGTTACATTAGCAGAGTATTATTTAATTAAACTAAAAGATGTACGAAAAAATAGATAA
- a CDS encoding heparinase II/III family protein, translating to MRIELINYRIGHFFYKRKMKSIGKFFSILNRLIFSSWVPASATIGKNVTLGYWGLGIVIHSNSVIGDNCLIGQNVTIGRNFGDKKVPVIGNNVYIGAGSVIFGEIFIGDNVIIGSNSVVNKSIPPNTIVAGNPAKVIKKSNVPYWEYDKRKSKLFIILDLINNIGGRYITFRIIYLIKIKLGFLKRKFPINTPTKEFISLEKWKRLNIPFFLPDSTTSIYKIEDKEHLQHKRDEIVSNTFTYFSSMKYNLGPNYDWITNPDTGYKYDINKHWSEIEDFSVEAGDIKYVWEKARFTFVYYVIRYDYHFNKDSSKFVFGQIEDFIDKNPINQGPNYKCSQEISLRIMNWSFALFFYKESKYLTEELFQKIINSIYWQLHHVYHNINFSRIAVRNNHAITETAMLYLSKYLFPFIPDTEEWSKKGKKWLLKEIDYQIYEDGSYLQFSHNYHRVVIQILTWVLKINELNNIHFDSNLFDKFKKTLVFLYNHQDDQTGWLSNYGNNDGALFFPLNNNHYRDFRPQLQAFGLLLGFKLYNQLYEDSFWYGLDNVGEKVEKDSLLNYTIGGFYGFREKDVLTTIRCGAYKDRPSQADALHLDIWYKGENILFDPGTYKYNTDEKYIKFYNGTKGHNTLSIGQYDQMLRGPRFIWFYWTKHALLK from the coding sequence ATGAGAATTGAATTAATAAATTATAGGATAGGTCATTTCTTTTATAAACGAAAGATGAAATCCATAGGGAAATTTTTTTCCATTTTAAATAGATTAATATTTTCATCTTGGGTGCCTGCTTCTGCAACAATTGGAAAAAATGTTACACTAGGATACTGGGGATTAGGAATTGTTATACATAGCAATTCTGTTATTGGAGATAATTGCTTAATTGGACAAAATGTTACAATAGGAAGAAATTTTGGTGATAAAAAAGTTCCTGTTATTGGAAATAATGTATATATTGGTGCAGGTTCTGTGATTTTTGGTGAGATATTTATTGGAGATAATGTAATAATTGGAAGTAATTCTGTTGTTAATAAGAGTATACCTCCTAATACAATCGTTGCAGGTAATCCTGCTAAGGTTATTAAAAAAAGTAATGTACCATATTGGGAATATGACAAAAGAAAATCTAAATTATTTATAATTTTAGACTTAATAAATAATATTGGAGGAAGATATATTACCTTCCGAATAATTTATTTAATAAAAATTAAGTTAGGTTTTTTAAAAAGAAAATTTCCTATCAATACGCCAACTAAGGAATTCATTTCTTTAGAAAAATGGAAAAGACTAAATATTCCATTTTTTTTACCAGACTCAACAACTTCAATTTATAAAATTGAAGATAAAGAGCATTTACAACATAAAAGAGATGAAATTGTAAGTAATACATTTACTTATTTTAGTTCAATGAAATACAATTTAGGTCCTAATTATGATTGGATTACTAATCCGGATACAGGTTATAAATATGACATTAATAAACATTGGTCGGAAATAGAAGATTTTTCAGTAGAAGCAGGAGACATAAAATATGTGTGGGAAAAAGCTAGATTTACTTTTGTTTATTATGTAATCAGATATGATTATCATTTTAACAAGGATAGTTCAAAATTTGTATTCGGACAGATAGAAGACTTTATCGATAAAAACCCAATCAACCAAGGACCTAACTACAAATGTTCGCAAGAAATTTCTTTGCGGATAATGAACTGGTCATTTGCACTTTTTTTCTACAAAGAAAGTAAATATCTAACGGAAGAATTATTTCAAAAAATAATAAATTCTATTTATTGGCAATTGCATCATGTATATCATAATATCAATTTTTCTCGTATTGCTGTAAGAAATAATCATGCCATAACAGAAACAGCAATGCTTTATTTATCGAAATATCTTTTTCCTTTTATTCCCGATACCGAGGAATGGTCTAAGAAGGGGAAAAAGTGGCTCTTGAAAGAAATTGATTATCAGATATATGAAGATGGCTCTTATTTGCAATTTTCTCATAATTACCATAGAGTAGTAATCCAGATATTAACCTGGGTGCTGAAAATTAATGAGTTAAATAATATACATTTTGACTCAAATTTATTCGATAAGTTTAAGAAAACTTTAGTATTCCTTTATAATCATCAAGATGATCAAACTGGATGGCTATCAAATTATGGAAATAATGATGGGGCGTTATTCTTTCCGTTAAATAACAATCATTATAGAGATTTTAGACCTCAATTACAAGCTTTTGGCTTACTGCTTGGTTTTAAGTTATATAATCAATTATATGAAGATTCTTTTTGGTATGGTTTAGATAATGTAGGAGAAAAAGTTGAAAAAGATTCACTTTTAAATTATACTATAGGAGGTTTTTATGGTTTTAGGGAAAAGGATGTACTAACAACTATTAGGTGTGGAGCTTATAAGGATAGGCCTTCTCAAGCAGATGCTTTACATCTAGACATTTGGTATAAAGGTGAAAATATCTTATTCGATCCTGGTACATATAAATACAATACAGATGAAAAATACATAAAATTTTACAACGGCACCAAAGGTCATAATACCCTATCTATTGGACAGTATGACCAAATGTTAAGAGGTCCACGATTTATTTGGTTTTATTGGACAAAACATGCATTACTCAAGTAG
- a CDS encoding glycosyltransferase family 4 protein produces the protein MKTFIAYNTIDFNSIPDIKLNNDEIKKKYKITYEKVVLFTGRIQERKRLDILLDIFSNLITDESIGLVIVGPGMNESFLKIINNSKNIIYLGEIYDIYQINEIYKCSDIFCIPGTNGLGINHALYWGLPVITLKTVWHNPEIFYLKNGVNGYLVNDKYELKDKICYLFKNPDELNKMKRNAKKIIIREANVEKMFMGFYQAINYLEKNKL, from the coding sequence ATTAAAACTTTTATAGCATATAATACAATTGATTTTAATTCTATTCCAGATATAAAGCTAAATAATGATGAGATAAAAAAGAAATACAAAATCACTTATGAAAAAGTAGTTCTTTTTACCGGGAGAATACAAGAAAGAAAAAGGCTAGATATTTTACTTGATATCTTCAGTAATCTAATAACAGATGAATCCATTGGTTTAGTGATAGTTGGTCCAGGTATGAATGAATCTTTTTTAAAAATTATTAATAATTCAAAAAATATAATTTATCTTGGAGAAATATATGATATATACCAAATTAATGAAATATATAAATGCTCAGATATATTCTGCATACCAGGTACTAATGGATTGGGAATAAACCATGCTCTATATTGGGGACTTCCTGTAATAACTCTCAAAACAGTATGGCATAATCCCGAAATATTTTATTTAAAAAATGGTGTGAATGGTTATTTAGTTAATGATAAATACGAATTAAAAGATAAAATATGCTATTTATTTAAAAATCCAGATGAATTAAATAAAATGAAAAGGAATGCAAAAAAAATAATTATAAGAGAAGCAAATGTCGAAAAAATGTTTATGGGTTTTTACCAAGCTATAAATTATCTTGAAAAAAATAAATTATGA